The following is a genomic window from Coriobacteriaceae bacterium.
CCGTTGCCAAGTTCTTGCCGTCCGCGCGTGCCTCGCAGGTATAGGAATACACGTCGTCGTTTATGGATGGGTCACCCTGCACGACAAACTCGAGACTGCTTGCCGCTCGACCGTCGAGCGTCTTCGCGGCACTGAGCACACCCACGGCCCACCACTCCGAGACGACCGCTCCCGCCACGAGGCCGACGGACACGGCATACAACCACCGCTTCAAAGGGACAAGCCGCGCACAAGATTGAGCCAGCACAACGAATACCGCCGCCGCAACGGAAATGGCCCATAGCGGCCCGACCGCCGTCGCCCGCTCTGTCAGCAGCGCATCAGCGGCCATGTTGAGCACCAAGGCGCAGCTCATGCACATGCCGGCACACAGGGCCATCGTCCACGGAATCAGGGGTCGCGGAGGCATCACGTGCTCGCGCTCGGTCGCGCTCATACGCAGATGCAATCTTTGATTTTGGCAAGCTTCTTCTCGCCGATTCCCGGCACACGCATCAGATCGTCAACCGAAGCAAAAGCACCGTTCTTTGTCCGCTCATCGATAATCGACTGTGCCATTGAGGGACCGATTCCCGAGAGCGTCTGCAGCTCTGCCGAGCTTGCCGTATTAATGTTTACTAGGCCTGTTGCGCCACCGACGCCTGATGATGCGGAAGTCCCACCATCAACACCGGCTTCCGCAATGGACGCCTGCTGCTCCCCTACCGTTGGAACGTGAATTTTTTGTCCATCAGTGACCTTGGATGCACGATTAAGCCCCGTAACGTCTGCTTCGGGCGCCAGCCCGCCGGCGGCATCAATCGCCTGAGCCACCCGCGCCCCGTCTTTGAGGCGATATACACCGGGTGACACCACGGCGCCATCAACATCGACATAGACCTCTGCCGCGGCAGACGCCTTAGGCGAAGAGACTTCGGATGTCTTTCCGCTCGAAGCATCGCCGGATCCCGGCTCCACTAACGTGCCCGAACCATCAGTGCGCTCAAACGACACACCGCCGGCACCGCCGCCAAGGTTCGCCATCGCCAGCCCACTCGCCATCGCAATGACGACCAGTATCGCCATCACCACTGCCTTATGACCGAGCAGTTTGCCCGCCCAGCGGTCCATCTTTTTGACTCGTTCGTGTTGTTCGCGCTGCGCCATAGCAAAACCTCCCAACACCATCGTGTCAGGAAAGGAGCTCCGCAACAGCCACGCCCCAAAACCGGTTTTCGCGGTCAAACCAAAAGCTGACCAAAACCTTGCGAAATAATGTCCATTTATTCAGGCACACGTCAGCAAATGAACACTTAGCCGCAAAATGCCCAGATAGCAATAGACCGACGATGCAGGCGCATCGTCGGACTATGCACAAATTTACTCGTGATCTTGGTAAATCTCACGCGGAGCAAGCTCAGAATGTTTGCGTTTTAAGGTCTTAGGGGCCTTATACGTGTTGCTCTCGAAGTCGATGTACTCGGTCTGCTTGAGCAGACGCTCAATCATCTCCTCGTGATCAAACAGTTCCCAGGCCTCATGCACGGCATCGAGTTTAGCGTGCGTCTCGGGACGGCGCGGCATAAACAGCGTGCAGCAGTCGGGAGCGGCCTCAGTCGAGATATCGAACGTACCGATCTCCTCGGCGCGTGCGATGATCTCCTGTTTGTCCGAACCGATGAGAGGACGGAACACGGGAATCTTCACGGCTTCGTTGACGGCCATGATGTTCTCAAGCGTTTGGGAGGCAACCTGCCCAAGCGATTCGCCCGTAACGATGGCCCTGGCACCCTCAATGTGTGCAATGTGCTCGGCAACCGAATACATAATGCGGCGATACATGATCACGCGCAGGTTACTGGGACAGGTGACCGAAATCTCACGCTGGCAGTCGCCAAACGGCACCACGTACAGGCGGCCGATCTGGACACCCGGCTCAAGCGCACGGATGATATCCTGCACCAAATACTCGCTCGTATCGGGCGTCTGCGGACGACCGGAAAAATGCACCGGCACGCAGACCGCGCCGCGACGCGCGAGCATCCAAGTCGCCACCGGAGAATCGATACCCGACGACAGCAGCGTCACGACCTTGCCGGCAGAACCCACCGGCAGACCGCCCACGCCGCGCTCGGAGCGCGCGTACACATAAACGCTACCCTGGACCACCAGTACGTGCACCATCGCATCGGGGTCGTGCATTTGAACCTTTTTATCGGGAAAGGCCTCACATAGCACCTCGCCCACCTGACGATTGATATCGATCGAGGTGAGCTCATAGTCGGTATTGGAGCGCTTGGCGTGCACCTTAAACGAATCAAAGGAACCAAACTCGCGCAGCGCCTTCACAGCGGCGGCGCAGTACTCCTGCGGGTCGCGGTTGGTGTGATACGCCAAAGACACACGGGCAACGCCGGGGACGGTGCGGATGACACGCGCCGCCTCGTCGGCCTGATGCTCGTTAAAGGTCACGAGGATATAACCGGAAATTCGAGACACGGCATTCACGGAAAAGGCGGCCAAGGCCGCCTTGATGTTATCCATGAGGATATGCTCAAAATGTGCGCGGTTCTTGCCCTTCAGCCCAACCTCGTGATAGTGGACTAGGCAGACGCGAGCCGCCATTTAGGCTTCAGCAACCTTGTGGCCGAGCGCCTTCTCGTAACGGGCCTCGTCGTAAGAGATGTCGCCGTCGACAATCTCGTCCATAGCCATCGAGATGGTATCGGCACCGGAAAGCCCGATGGTGATGTCATCGACATCCTGGACGGCAAGCACGCGGTTGTGCTGGCCACGCAGCATGCTATTGATGTCGCAGGCGCGCTTGGAGGCAAGCGAAGCGAGCAGGAAGCGGTTGTGATCGGTCTTCTCCAGAAGATCGTCAATGCAAGGCTTTACAACGGACACGGACCTCAGATCCTTTCATGCATATCGAGAACGCGAACGAGCTCATCGGTCGCGCGGTCGAGATCGTCATTCACCACGACGTCGTCGTAGCGGTCGGCAAGGGCAAGCTCATCGGCGGCGTTTGCCATACGCAGCTCAATCGTCTCAGGCGTCTCGGTACCGCGACCGACTAGACGCTCGCGGAGCACCTCAAGCGAAGGCGGCTTGATAAAGATCAGCACGGCCTCGGGAAAACGCTCCTTCACCTGCAGGGCGCCCTGGACATCGATCTCCAAAATCAGAGACGAGCCCGAGGCGAGCTTGGATGTGACCTCGCTCACCAACGTGCCGTAGCAGTTACCGTGGACCTCAGCCCACTCAACAAACTCACCGTTTGCCACGCGGCGGTCGAACTCCTCGCGCGTCAGAAAAAAGTAGTTGACGCCGTCGACCTCACCTTTGCGTGGTGCTCGCGTGGTAGCCGAAACCGTCAGACCCAGGTTCGAGCGGCGCTCGCGCACACGAGTGACGAGCGTACCCTTGCCTGCGCCTGACGGTCCAGAAATCACAAAGAGCTTGGAATCCTGAGCGCTCACTTATTTGGTCAGCTGCTCGAGGAGCTGCTCGCGCTGACGGACGCCGAGGCCCTGGACGCGACGAGTAGCGGAGATACCGAGCTCCTCCATGATCTTGGCGGCCTTGGCCTTGCCATAACCGGGGAGAGACTCGATGAGGGTGGAAACCTTCATGCGGGAAGCGATGGGGTCATCGGAGTTGAGCACGGACTCGAGGGACTTCTCGCCCTTCTTGATCTGCTCGCGAAGCTCAGCGCGGGCGTGACGTGCGGCAGCAGCCTTCTCAAGAGCCTGCTTGCGCTGCTCGTCGGTAAGCTGAGGGAGTGCCATTCGTACCTCCAAATAGTTGGGTTATATCTGATTCAATAATTGGCATTTTAGCACGTAGAACGTACAAAATGCCTAATCGCGGGTCCATAGGTTAGACGATACCCGCAAAAAGTGCAATATACTGCGCCCAAAGTTAAGCCCCTGACCTGCGATTCCACACAAAGGATGGGAAAGTTTACGCAGGCACAGGGGCTATTTTGTGCTAATGAGACCCAAAAGTGGTGACTTAGGGGAATCTTTTACGCGACGTTTTCGACCAGCTCGGCGACGATGGCGTCAAAGGCGGCAACCGGATCGTCGGCACCGGTGATGGGACGGCCCACCACAATGTGGCTTGCGCCACGCTCGATAGCCTGGGAAGGCGTCGCCACGCGGGACTGGTCACCAAGGGCGGCACCCACCGGACGCACACCCGGAGTCACGATCAGGGCATCAGGACCCAGCAGCTCACGCATGTCGTGAGCCTCCATCGGTGAGCACACGATGCCATCGATGCCGTTGGCCTGAGCAAGCTTTGCCAAGCGGGCGGCCTCCTCGGCCACGGGAGACTCGACGCCGATCTCGCTCAAGGCATCCTGATTCATGCTCGTGAGCACGGTGATGGCGACGAGCTTGGCGCGGTCCTCACGCGCCTCCTCGGCACCCTCGCGGCAGGCAGCGAGCATAGCACCCGAGCCCAGGCCGTGGACCGAAAGCAGGTCGGCACCGGCAAGCGAGGCCGAGCGGGCAGCGCCGCGCACCTGATGCGGAATGTCATGGAACTTAAGGTCGAGGAAGACCTTAAAGCCAAGGTCCTTAAAGGTCTTGACGATCTGGGGACCCTCAGCGTAATAGAGCGTCATGCCGACCTTGAGCCAGGCGGCATGGCCCGAAAGCTCGTGGGCGAGCTCGAGCGCGCGCTCACGGTCGCAGTCGAGGGCGACGATAACACGGTCGCGGGCATCATTCTCTAGCATTCGAAAGCACCCACCAGCTCGTTGATGTCCTTTACGCCCTGGGACTCGGCCCAGGCCTCGAGCTCATGCGCGATCTTAAGCGAAGCGCACGGATCGACGAAGTTGGCCATGCCGACCGACACGCAGGTGGCGCCGGCCAGGATAAACTCAGCCGCATCCTCGCCAGTCATGACACCGCCGACACCGTTGATGGGGATATCGACGGCCTGGGCAACCTCCCAGACCATGCGCACGGCGATGTGGTGGCACAGCGGGCCCGAAAGGCCGCCCTTGGGCTTGGCCACGCGGGACTTGCGGGTATGGACGTCGATGGCCATGCCCTGGATGGAGTTGATGACCGAAAGGCCGTCGGCGCCGGCAGCCTCGAGGGCCTTGGCGATCTCGGCGACGTTGACCGGCGCCATCTTCACGAACAGCGGCTTATCGGTCACCTTGCGGCAAGCAGCCATAACGGAAGAGGCGCCCTCGGGCGTGGAGCCCATGGCGGCACCGCCGGCGGCGATATTAGGGCAGCTCACGTTGATCTCGTAGCCGGCAGCCCAGGGGCACAGCTCGACATACATCTCGAGCGCGCGGACAAACTCGTCAACGGAGTGACCGGCAACCTGACAGATGACCTGGCAGCCGTCCTTGGACAGCTGTTCGAGCCACGGACCGGACTCGCGGGCAAAGGCGGCCACGCCGGGGTTCTGAAGACCCACGGAGTTGATCATACCGCCGGGAATCTCGGCCATGCGGGGCGCGGGATTGCCGGGCCAGGGCTCGGCAGCGCAACCCTTGGTGGTGATGGCGCCCAGCTGGGAAACATCAAAGAAGTTCTGGAACTGCCAACCGTAGCCAAAGGTACCGGCTGCGGTGTTAATGGGGTTCTGCATCTTGACGCCGCCGAAATCGACGGCCATGTTCACGGTACCCACTAGAAGACCACCACCTTGGAAGCATCGAACACGGGGCCGCACATACAAGCACCCTTCATACCGTCGACCGTCTCGACATTGCAGGTGTTGCAGGCGCCAAAGCCACAGCTCATCATGCGCTCGAGCGACACCTCGCAGTACGCACCGGCCTCGGCGGCAGCGGCGGCAACTTTCTTCATCATGACAGCGGGGCCGCAGCTGGCCACATAGTCGTAGCCGCCCTCTCCAAGCAGCTCGGCTGCCGGGTCGGTGCAAAAACCGTGCGTGCCGAGCGAGCCGTCGTCGGTGCACACGTTGACCGTGGCGCCCAGCGCGCGGAACTCATCGACGCCCACGGCCTTGGACGCGGTGCCAAAGCCCAGGCACACGTCGACGGCCACACCCTGCTCGACGAGCATGCCGGCAAGGCACAGCACGGGCGGAACACCGATGCCGCCCGCAACGAGCAGCGCCTTCCTGGTGCCCTCGGGCACAAGCCAGCCGCGGCCGCCAGGGCCCAGCAGATTAGAGGTGGAACCGGGGGCCATCTGCGACAGACGACGGGTGTCGTCGCCCACGACGGCGTACCACAGCTCGACGGTGCCGGCCTGGGCGTCGGCGCGATAGAAGCTCAGGGGCACGCGAAGCAGCGAGGACGCATCGCCAGGCACGGCAATGTTCACAAACTGACCGGGCTTGAGCGCACTTGCAAGCTTGGGGGCCGAGATAACGAGCGAGAAGATGCCGTCGGCGATCTCCTGGTTCGAGACGACCTCGAAGTCGTGCATGCGTGCAGTGGAAGGTGTGGGCATAGACGCTCCAATCCCCCATGCGGTTGCATGGTTCAGGCGAACAGAAAGCGCGGCACCGCAAGGGCGCCGCGCACAAAAGCGATAAGGCTATGCTAGCAGATGCAGCCGTCGGCAAGCGTCTGTTTACCGCCGACAAACACATCGGTGGCACGACCGGTGAGCGTGCGGCCGGCAAAACCGGAGTTCTCGGCACGCGACTCGTAGCCGTCCTCGCCGACCGTCCAGGTGGCGGACGCGTCGAAGACGGTCAGGTCGGCAACGGAGCCCGCCTTGACCTGAACCTGGTCGAGGCCCAGGATCTCACGCGGCTTGATGGCCATGAGCTCGACCATGCGGCCCATGCTCATCTTGCCCGTGTTGACCAGCTCGGTGAGTACGAGCGACAGCGAGGTCTCGAGGCCGATCATGCCGAAGGGCGCAAGCTCGAACTCACGGGCCTTCTCCCACGGGGTGTGGGGAGCGTGATCGGTGACGATAGCGTCGACGGTGCCGTCGATGACGCCCTGGCGGATGGCCTCGGCATCCTCCTCGGTACGCAGCGGCGGATTGACCTTGAGCGAGGTGTTGTAGGTCTCGTCCAGATCGTTCTCGGTCAGGAACATGTGGTGCGGGGTGGCCTCGCAGGTAACCTGAACGCCAGCGGCCTTACCGGCACGCACGATCTCCAGGCCATGGGCGGTGGAGATGTGCTGGATGTGCAGCTTGGCACCGGTCAGCTTGGCGATCTCGATGTCGCGGGCGATCTGGAGCTCCTCGCCGGCAGCCGGCCAGCCCTCGAGAGCCAGACGGGTCGAGACCTTGCCCTCGTTGATCTGGCCGTGACCGACCAGGTCCTCGTCCTGGCAGTGGCTCATAAAGACCTTGCCGAACATCTTGCCGTAGTCCATGCAGCGACGGAGCATGCCCGCGCCCTGCACGCCGCGACCGTCGTCGGTGAAGGCGACGGCGCCGTGGGCGACCATATCGCCCATCTCGGACATGGCCTCGCCCTTAAGACCGCGGGTCATGGCGCCCGACGGATAGACGCGGCAGTGACCGACCTCGGCAGCGCGGGACTTGACGAACTCCACGACGGTGCCGTTATCGGTGACGGGATCGGTGTTGGGCATGGCGCACACACCGGTGAAGCCGCCCTTGGCAGCAGCGCGGGTACCACTCTCGATGTCCTCTTTGACCTCGTAGCCGGGCTCGCGCAGATGCACGTGCATATCCACCAGGCCGGGGACGAGGTACTTGCCGGAAAGGTCGCGGACCTCGGCTCCCTCGACGGCGAGATTCTCGCCGACCTCGGCGATCTTATCGCCGTCAATCAGGACGTCAACGACACCGTCAAGCTCGACGGACGGGTCGACGACGTGGGCATTCTTAAGAAGCAAGGCCATTATCGGCACCTCCAAGCAGCAGATACAGGATAGCCATACGCACGCAGATACCGGCGTAGACCTGCTCCAGGATGACGGAGCGTTGCGGGTGGTCGGCCATATAGGAGTCGAACTCGACGCCGCGGTTGATGGGGCCCGGGTGACAGATGATCGCGTCGGGCTTCATGAGCTTCTCGCGGTCCTTGGTCAGGCCGAAGAGCTTGTGGTACTCACGAATGGTCGGGAACGGAGCGCCCTCGAGGCGCTCCTGCTGCACGCGCAGCATGTAGACGACGTCCAGCTCGGGCAGGACGGAATCGAGGTCGCTCGTCACGTGGTCGCAGCCCAGGACCTCGGGCGCCGGCGGCAGCAGCGTGCCGGGGGCGACGGCGTAGGTCTCGCAGCCCATGATCTTAAGGGCGGGGATCAGCGAGCCGCAGACACGGGAGTGCGCGATATCGCCGACGACGGCGACCTTCAGACCGTGGAAGTCGCCCTTGTGCTCCCAGATGGTGTACAGGTCGAGCAGGGCCTGCGTGGGGTGGTTGTGCTTGCCGTCGCCGGCGCAGATGACGCTCGCGGGCGAGTTCTGCGTGACGATGTAGGGCGCGCCGGCGTGCTTGTCGCGCACGACGATGCAGTCGATCTTATAGGCGTTGAGGGTCTCGACGGTATCGACGAGGCTCTCGCCCTTGACCGTGGAGGTCGAGGAGCCGCCAAAGTTGAGGCTGTCGGCCGAAAGACGCTTCTCGGCAAGCTCGAAGGAGCTGCGCGTGCGCGTCGAGGGCTCGTTAAACATGTTGACGATGGTCTTGCCCTTGAGCGTGGGGACCTTTTTGATCGCACGCTCGTTGACCTCGGAGAACGCCTTGGCGGTCTCGAGGATGAGCTTGATGTCCTCTTCGGAGTACTCGGTAATGTCGATCAGGTGCTTATGGTTGAACGCCACGGTACTACTCACCTCCCAGCGGCGCGGAGCCCACATGGGAACCCGGCGCGACGTCGTTAATCTCGACAGCGGTGTGGCCGTCGACTTCCTTCATATATAGGTGCACGTTCTCCTCATGCGACGAGGGAACGTTCTTGCCGACAAAGTCCGGCGAGATGGGGAGCTCACGGTGGCCGCGGTCAACGAGGACCGCCAGCTCGATGCGGCTCGGACGGCCCAGGTCCATGACGGCGTCCAGAGCGGCGCGAATGGTACGACCCGTATACAGGATGTCGTCCACCAGCACGACGCGCTTGCCGTCGACGCTGAAGGGAATGTTGGTGGCGTGGATCGCGGGAGCGAAATTGGTCGCATAGTCATCGCGATAGAAGCTGATGTCGAGGCTGCCGAGCGGAACGTCGACGCCCTCGATCTCCTTGATCTCCTCGGCGAGCTTCTTTGCCAGAAGGTCGCCGCGCGTGACGATGCCGACCAGAGCGAGGTCTTCACAGCCCTCGTTGCGCTCGAGAATCTCGTGCGCGATGCGGGTCATCGCTCGATTGACGGCGGTCTCGTCCATGATGACCGCCTTGGGGGAAGTCGTGCCCATCGATCTCCTTCCTCACATGTCTTGACTGCTGACACAGTCAAAAAAATAGATGCCCGACCGCTCAAAGCGGACCAGACACCCACAGGAAGGGCTGCTCTTTGGCAGCTATGTAATTCCATGTGGGTATCTCGTACCCCTTTAATGGTCAAGGGATAGTGTAGCCAACCTTGAGCTTAATTGCGAGCATAAATACAGAGCAATCCGTAAACGGAGCCCTACGCTCAATAAACCTATATATATTTGTGGGACGAGCTTGAAAACGCACGCACGAGCTGGCATAATCCCCCCTGCTGCACGCAAATCGGATCTACGTCCAGGGCCGTGGCGTGGGCACTATCGCCAAAAGAGGAATATCTCTGTGTAGATTGCGCACAGGGAGTGACTTCTGTGCTATAGTTCAGGCTTGTTTGTTAACGCGACATGTTCGTTTGTCGCCCAAGGAGGGTCAGTTATGTCCAAAGTTTGCGAAGTTTGCGGTAAGCACCCCGTTGCCGGTCGCTCCATCAGCCACTCTCACCGCGTCACCAACCGTAAGTTCCGCCCCAACATCCAGCGCGTCTACGTCGTCGTCGATGGTCACCGTCGCAAGATGAACGTTTGCTCCACCTGCCTCAAGTCTGGCAAGGTTGCGCGCTCCTAAATAAGGTCTTACCAACAAGTACCTCGGACTCTCCGGGTCAAAGACCTCGCGTTCATATAGAACTTACCAAAGGCGCCCTCCCCTACGGAGGGCGCCTTTTTGCACTCATTGGGGACAGACTTATATGAGCGAAAACACCCGTGTAAGCCTGTCCCCAATGAGCGGGGCGATGCACTGGTAGACAGTTTAGTTAAAACGCTTCAGTTTATTGAAGCGTTTTAGTGTGCCTTTTAGAGGAATCTGACCGTTCGCCGAATAATTTCTTGCTATCATGCAAGGCGTAGGGTAAATCTCCGATCGCAAGGAGACACAAATGGTGAAAAAGTCACCGGAAAACACTACTCCCGCAATTGTGGACAACGTAGAGGCGCTTGAGGCTAAGCTCGCTCAGATGCGAGAGGCCCAGGCGCTTTTTGCTACGTACACGCAGGAGCAGGTCGACAAGATCTTCTATGAGGCCGCCATGGCCGCCAACAAGGCTCGTATCCCGTTGGCGAAGATGGCCATCGAGGAGACCGGCCGCGGCGTTCTTGAGGACAAGGTCATCAAGAACCACTACGCCGCAGAGTACATCTACAACGCTTACAAGAACACCAAGACCTGTGGTGTCCTGGAGCGCGACGAGGCTTATGGCATCACCAAGATCGCCGAGCCCATCGGTATCGTGGGCGCCGTCATCCCGACGACCAACCCCACCTCCACTGCGATCTTCAAGACGCTGATCAGCCTGAAGACCCGCAACGGCATCATCATCTCCCCGCACCCGGCTGCCGCCAAGTGCACCATCGCCGCCGCCAAGCTCGTGCTTGACGCCGCCGTCAAGGCCGGCGCCCCCGAGGGTATCATCGGCTGGGTCGATGTCCCCTCCATCGAGCTGACCAACATGGTCATGCGCGACGTCGACATCATCCTCGCCACCGGTGGCCCGGGCATGGTCAAGGCCGCCTACTCCTCGGGCAAGCCCGCCCTGGGCGTTGGCGCCGGTAACACCCCGGTCGTCATCGACGACACCGCCGACGTGCTGCTCGCCGTCAACT
Proteins encoded in this region:
- a CDS encoding ComEA family DNA-binding protein, with translation MAQREQHERVKKMDRWAGKLLGHKAVVMAILVVIAMASGLAMANLGGGAGGVSFERTDGSGTLVEPGSGDASSGKTSEVSSPKASAAAEVYVDVDGAVVSPGVYRLKDGARVAQAIDAAGGLAPEADVTGLNRASKVTDGQKIHVPTVGEQQASIAEAGVDGGTSASSGVGGATGLVNINTASSAELQTLSGIGPSMAQSIIDERTKNGAFASVDDLMRVPGIGEKKLAKIKDCICV
- the thiI gene encoding tRNA 4-thiouridine(8) synthase ThiI; its protein translation is MAARVCLVHYHEVGLKGKNRAHFEHILMDNIKAALAAFSVNAVSRISGYILVTFNEHQADEAARVIRTVPGVARVSLAYHTNRDPQEYCAAAVKALREFGSFDSFKVHAKRSNTDYELTSIDINRQVGEVLCEAFPDKKVQMHDPDAMVHVLVVQGSVYVYARSERGVGGLPVGSAGKVVTLLSSGIDSPVATWMLARRGAVCVPVHFSGRPQTPDTSEYLVQDIIRALEPGVQIGRLYVVPFGDCQREISVTCPSNLRVIMYRRIMYSVAEHIAHIEGARAIVTGESLGQVASQTLENIMAVNEAVKIPVFRPLIGSDKQEIIARAEEIGTFDISTEAAPDCCTLFMPRRPETHAKLDAVHEAWELFDHEEMIERLLKQTEYIDFESNTYKAPKTLKRKHSELAPREIYQDHE
- a CDS encoding DNA-directed RNA polymerase subunit omega, producing the protein MSVVKPCIDDLLEKTDHNRFLLASLASKRACDINSMLRGQHNRVLAVQDVDDITIGLSGADTISMAMDEIVDGDISYDEARYEKALGHKVAEA
- the gmk gene encoding guanylate kinase, with amino-acid sequence MSAQDSKLFVISGPSGAGKGTLVTRVRERRSNLGLTVSATTRAPRKGEVDGVNYFFLTREEFDRRVANGEFVEWAEVHGNCYGTLVSEVTSKLASGSSLILEIDVQGALQVKERFPEAVLIFIKPPSLEVLRERLVGRGTETPETIELRMANAADELALADRYDDVVVNDDLDRATDELVRVLDMHERI
- a CDS encoding integration host factor — encoded protein: MALPQLTDEQRKQALEKAAAARHARAELREQIKKGEKSLESVLNSDDPIASRMKVSTLIESLPGYGKAKAAKIMEELGISATRRVQGLGVRQREQLLEQLTK
- the pyrF gene encoding orotidine-5'-phosphate decarboxylase, translating into MLENDARDRVIVALDCDRERALELAHELSGHAAWLKVGMTLYYAEGPQIVKTFKDLGFKVFLDLKFHDIPHQVRGAARSASLAGADLLSVHGLGSGAMLAACREGAEEAREDRAKLVAITVLTSMNQDALSEIGVESPVAEEAARLAKLAQANGIDGIVCSPMEAHDMRELLGPDALIVTPGVRPVGAALGDQSRVATPSQAIERGASHIVVGRPITGADDPVAAFDAIVAELVENVA
- a CDS encoding dihydroorotate dehydrogenase, which codes for MGTVNMAVDFGGVKMQNPINTAAGTFGYGWQFQNFFDVSQLGAITTKGCAAEPWPGNPAPRMAEIPGGMINSVGLQNPGVAAFARESGPWLEQLSKDGCQVICQVAGHSVDEFVRALEMYVELCPWAAGYEINVSCPNIAAGGAAMGSTPEGASSVMAACRKVTDKPLFVKMAPVNVAEIAKALEAAGADGLSVINSIQGMAIDVHTRKSRVAKPKGGLSGPLCHHIAVRMVWEVAQAVDIPINGVGGVMTGEDAAEFILAGATCVSVGMANFVDPCASLKIAHELEAWAESQGVKDINELVGAFEC
- a CDS encoding dihydroorotate dehydrogenase electron transfer subunit; this translates as MHDFEVVSNQEIADGIFSLVISAPKLASALKPGQFVNIAVPGDASSLLRVPLSFYRADAQAGTVELWYAVVGDDTRRLSQMAPGSTSNLLGPGGRGWLVPEGTRKALLVAGGIGVPPVLCLAGMLVEQGVAVDVCLGFGTASKAVGVDEFRALGATVNVCTDDGSLGTHGFCTDPAAELLGEGGYDYVASCGPAVMMKKVAAAAAEAGAYCEVSLERMMSCGFGACNTCNVETVDGMKGACMCGPVFDASKVVVF
- a CDS encoding dihydroorotase yields the protein MALLLKNAHVVDPSVELDGVVDVLIDGDKIAEVGENLAVEGAEVRDLSGKYLVPGLVDMHVHLREPGYEVKEDIESGTRAAAKGGFTGVCAMPNTDPVTDNGTVVEFVKSRAAEVGHCRVYPSGAMTRGLKGEAMSEMGDMVAHGAVAFTDDGRGVQGAGMLRRCMDYGKMFGKVFMSHCQDEDLVGHGQINEGKVSTRLALEGWPAAGEELQIARDIEIAKLTGAKLHIQHISTAHGLEIVRAGKAAGVQVTCEATPHHMFLTENDLDETYNTSLKVNPPLRTEEDAEAIRQGVIDGTVDAIVTDHAPHTPWEKAREFELAPFGMIGLETSLSLVLTELVNTGKMSMGRMVELMAIKPREILGLDQVQVKAGSVADLTVFDASATWTVGEDGYESRAENSGFAGRTLTGRATDVFVGGKQTLADGCIC
- a CDS encoding aspartate carbamoyltransferase catalytic subunit, which codes for MAFNHKHLIDITEYSEEDIKLILETAKAFSEVNERAIKKVPTLKGKTIVNMFNEPSTRTRSSFELAEKRLSADSLNFGGSSTSTVKGESLVDTVETLNAYKIDCIVVRDKHAGAPYIVTQNSPASVICAGDGKHNHPTQALLDLYTIWEHKGDFHGLKVAVVGDIAHSRVCGSLIPALKIMGCETYAVAPGTLLPPAPEVLGCDHVTSDLDSVLPELDVVYMLRVQQERLEGAPFPTIREYHKLFGLTKDREKLMKPDAIICHPGPINRGVEFDSYMADHPQRSVILEQVYAGICVRMAILYLLLGGADNGLAS
- the pyrR gene encoding bifunctional pyr operon transcriptional regulator/uracil phosphoribosyltransferase PyrR, whose translation is MGTTSPKAVIMDETAVNRAMTRIAHEILERNEGCEDLALVGIVTRGDLLAKKLAEEIKEIEGVDVPLGSLDISFYRDDYATNFAPAIHATNIPFSVDGKRVVLVDDILYTGRTIRAALDAVMDLGRPSRIELAVLVDRGHRELPISPDFVGKNVPSSHEENVHLYMKEVDGHTAVEINDVAPGSHVGSAPLGGE
- the rpmB gene encoding 50S ribosomal protein L28, encoding MSKVCEVCGKHPVAGRSISHSHRVTNRKFRPNIQRVYVVVDGHRRKMNVCSTCLKSGKVARS